One window of the Leishmania panamensis strain MHOM/PA/94/PSC-1 chromosome 16 sequence genome contains the following:
- a CDS encoding hypothetical protein (TriTrypDB/GeneDB-style sysID: LpmP.16.1290), producing MQDALKKFNARVLEENEKEEARKNRHNSRSNSWDSLMVALPVAHSPLSVVSASPPKHNPLHTPPSRDNSRSASSSSGGMVPTTLTSAASLPPRVTTVSQISPKPSSPRSNRVTTTTTSSNHSSSSVPASVPRGSANSSENGTTLHTTPSSPFFAQGLRCGLPRTVKLEQQQLGSARILQAAASQSHMRLSPTSSSRDEVNTPPIVDTPRPAKTVVGKPQIEAPRLPPSPRTASPAISNLPGRYVQVSSADEQKNSQSTVENPLIGPMPLMPSPSLVVGPVYSAVEIQESTSLSTGSSNGRWGPSSDAKRPSVSSSNGGQAGADKTIITTTPGVSRATTLQPMRQPTQPVLRKNHRIDELNYIREEAPAEQSSATLSHNTPGASPLTSSPSSSASQNCGASNGRPPVSPSRSDEPHDAGSHRLSHANSNGSDDSSPVTELPLFSSTDERPGKCSPNSAAAKETVATITAPKSPKFINSSPAAGQSPSSAASTKVPPLANGSSGGSLTQCPGSALNHSGRYSPARGNPNASTSAGRHANDQHQSSAGTSIPDDDAETAALSSYLMEEDLNLSLSTFNRIGSTLAQSLTLRVLNLKGSTISSEGLRGLADISTLKSIGVSHMRYLTTLAPLVTPTARANGRHCGIEEIDAQFSPLTNEGIGGLEKLRWLRRLDLSMTPISDVTGLAASHSLKDLYLNGTRVDSPGLAGLEQLPMLSLLNIARTKVTSLKQVAKSRSIQTLIAYSCQITDDGFIGVGEMPRLSTLDVSTTKVTNLSVLQKSPSLKSLRAQWLSLKNCHDIIQQRRAQMDGLTPDNSVAWRDTEAGFAGLANIPTLESLDMSFNTIRSLHSLCRSKSLKRLLLRRTRVDNDGIGGIAQLAGTLETLVITNLTDILDENDETEASAALNGASGLLSSIGDIHSMHRLTSIDLSFTDVYDLRLLQDLRTLRELVIVETLVTVDGLRGIEKIPTLETLDISQTSILSLQFLASGAPALKSILVKSNRNVRGFKLGHIDELRALQHLDVSDTVVEDIEAALKSAWRLKKLVWRWKDRRDSKGPAPALECWVTSPRLARMNTMPCLTTLDLTNSSVHDLAFLERSTSLTTLYLKCCRLLCNSAVQSLGTLPGLEVLELTDNRHISDVTCLRTCRRLRELHLNHTHVTKAGLKGVTDLPELKVLDIANTRAEDDVKDEDVNGAMERSRLLEDSNLREGSTLLDSSAAPAQFRVPRRRRVSFVASDGSEAVPRKPDRCE from the coding sequence ATGCAGGATGCCTTGAAGAAGTTCAACGCGCGGGTGCTAGAggagaacgaaaaggaggaggcccGTAAGAACCGCCATAATAGCCGCTCAAATTCGTGGGATTCACTCATGGTCGCACTACCCGTTGCCCACTCACCCTTGTCGGTAGTCTCCGCGTCACCGCCGAAGCACAACCCTCTGCACACCCCACCTAGCAGAGATAACAGTAGAagtgccagcagcagcagcggcggcatggTCCCAACGACGCTCACGAGCGCGgcatcgctgccaccgcgcgtGACGACGGTGTCACAGATTTCACCGAAGCCCTCATCGCCTCGCAGCAACCgagtgacgacgacgaccaccagcagcaaccaTTCATCCTCGTCGGTCCCCGCTAGCGTCCCGCGCGGCTCCGCCAACTCTTCGGAGAACGGCACCACTCTACACACGaccccctcttcgcccttCTTTGCTCAAGGTCTGCGCTGCGGGCTGCCGCGCACTGTAaagctggagcagcagcagctcggaTCCGCCCGTATCTTacaggcggcagcgtcgcagaGCCATATGCGGCTATCCCCAACCTCGTCATCGCGAGATGAAGTGAACACGCCTCCCATCGTTGACACGCCACGTCCGGCCAAGACAGTAGTTGGTAAACCGCAAATCGAAGCACCCAGGCTACCGCCGTCCCCACGCACTGCGTCGCCGGCTATATCCAACCTCCCAGGCCGTTACGTACAAGTCAGCAGTGCGGACGAGCAGAAGAACTCGCAGTCCACAGTGGAGAACCCATTGATAGGGCCGATGCCGCTAATGCCATCTCCGTCGCTAGTGGTGGGTCCAGTGTACTCGGCCGTTGAGATACAGGAGAGCACATCGCTGTCGACGGGCTCATCCAATGGTCGCTGGGGCCCCTCGAGCGACGCCAAGCGCCCCTctgtgagcagcagcaacggcggacAAGCGGGAGCTGACAAGaccatcatcaccaccacgcctGGCGTCAGCCGCGCCACAACCTTACAGCCGATGCGCCAGCCGACGCAGCCCGTACTGCGCAAGAACCATCGCATAGACGAGCTCAATTACATCCGCGAAGAGGCCCCAGCTGAGCAATCAAGCGCCACGCTGTCCCACAACACCCCCGGAGCATCGCCCCTAACttcgtcgccctcctcctcggcgtcgcAAAATTGTGGAGCATCGAACGGGCGCCCACCGGTGTCGCCAAGCCGCTCCGACGAACCCCACGACGCGGGGTCACATCGCCTGTCACATGCCAACTCCAACGGAAGTGACGACAGCTCCCCAGTCACGGAGCTGCCTCTCTTCAGCTCCACCGACGAGCGGCCTGGCAAGTGCAGCCCTaacagcgcggcagcgaaggagacGGTGGCCACGATCACGGCTCCTAAGTCACCGAAATTTATCAACAGCAGTCCCGCCGCAGGGCAAAGTCCTTCCAGTGCGGCCTCAACGAAGGTTCCTCCATTGGCTAATGGCAGTAGTGGTGGTAGCTTAACGCAGTGCCCAGGCTCTGCGCTGAACCACAGCGGGCGCTACTCACCGGCGCGTGGTAACCCGAACGCAAGCACGTCCGCTGGCCGCCACGCGAACGACCAGCACCAATCCTCCGCGGGCACCTCGATCccggacgacgacgcggagACAGCCGCACTGAGCTCGTACTTAATGGAGGAGGACTTAAACCTGTCCCTGTCCACGTTCAACAGGATCGGCTCAACGCTCGCCCAGTCGCTGACACTGCGTGTGCTGAACCTGAAGGGCAGCACTATTTCCAGCGAGGGACTGCGCGGGCTGGCAGACATTTCAACGCTCAAGTCGATCGGTGTGTCGCACATGCGCTACTTGACAACGTTAGCGCCACTTGTGACGCCCACGGCGAGGGCGAATGGCCGGCACTGCGGAATCGAGGAAATCGACGCACAGTTCTCACCCTTGACGAACGAGGGCATTGGGGGTTTGGAGaagctgcggtggctgcgtcGACTCGACTTGAGCATGACCCCGATCAGCGACGTAACGGGTCTTGCTGCCAGCCACTCCCTAAAGGACCTCTACCTCAACGGCACACGCGTGGACAGCCCAGGCCTCGCCGGGCTGGAACAGCTGCCGATGCTTTCCCTGCTGAATATCGCGCGCACCAAGGTGACATCGCTGAAACAGGTCGCCAAGTCGCGCTCTATTCAGACACTCATCGCGTACAGCTGCCAGATAACGGACGACGGCTTCATTGGAGTCGGCGAGATGCCGCGACTCAGCACACTCGATGTGAGCACCACGAAAGTTACGAACTTGTCGGTGCTACAGAAGAGCCCCTCCCTCAAGTCACTGCGGGCGCAGTGGCTCAGCCTCAAGAACTGCCACGACATTatacagcagcggcgtgcgcAGATGGATGGCCTAACGCCAGACAACTCCGTGGCTTGGCGCGACACTGAGGCGGGCTTTGCTGGACTCGCGAACATCCCGACGCTCGAGTCGCTTGACATGTCCTTCAACACAATCCGAAGCCTTCACTCGCTCTGCCGCAGTAAGTCGCTCAAGCGCCTCCTCTTGCGCCGCACACGTGTGGACAATGACGGCATCGGCGGCATCGCTCAGCTCGCAGGGACCCTTGAGACGCTTGTCATTACGAATCTGACAGACATCCTCGACGAGAACGACGAGACTGAGGCCAGTGCAGCGTTGAACGGGGCGAGCGGACTTCTCAGCAGCATTGGGGACATTCATTCGATGCACCGCCTCACCTCCATCGACCTCTCCTTCACGGATGTCTACGacctgcgcctgctgcaggacCTTCGCACGCTCCGCGAGCTCGTTATCGTCGAGACGCTGGTCACAGTCGACGGCCTGCGCGGCATTGAGAAGATCCCTACGTTGGAGACGTTGGACATCTCACAGACGAGCATCCTGTCGCTCCAATTTCTCGCCAGCGGCGCCCCGGCCCTCAAGAGCATCCTTGTGAAATCAAATCGCAATGTCCGCGGCTTCAAGCTTGGCCATATTGACGAGCTACGCGCGCTGCAACACCTCGACGTCAGCGACACCGTCGTGGAGGATAtcgaggcagcgctgaagTCGGCGTGGCGACTCAAGAAACTCGTTTGGCGGTGGAAAGATCGACGCGACAGCAAGGGTCCAGCGCCGGCACTGGAGTGCTGGGTGACGTCTCCACGCCTGGCGCGCATGAACACGATGCCGTGTCTAACGACACTTGACCTGACAAACAGCTCCGTGCACGATCTTGCCTTCCTCGAACGATCCACGTCGCTCACGACGCTATACCTCAAGTGTTGCCGCCTTCTGTGCAACAGCGCTGTACAATCCCTAGGCACCTTACCAGGACTGGAGGTGCTCGAGCTGACCGACAACCGCCACATTTCAGACGTGACGTGTCTGCGCACCTGCCGTCGTCTGCGAGAGCTGCACCtcaaccacacacacgtgacCAAGGCAGGGCTAAAGGGAGTGACCGACCTTCCGGAGCTGAAGGTGCTGGACATTGCCAATACGcgcgccgaggacgacgtcaAGGACGAGGACGTCAACGGAGCGATGGAACGCAGCCGCCTGCTAGAGGACTCGAATCTACGCGAGGGGAGCACGCTGCTGGACAGCTCCGCGGCCCCAGCCCAATTTCGCGTGCCACGGCGACGCCGCGTCTCCTTCGTCGCCAGCGATGGCAGTGAAGCCGTTCCACGCAAGCCGGACCGATGCGAGTAG
- a CDS encoding hypothetical protein (TriTrypDB/GeneDB-style sysID: LpmP.16.1260): MSYDTNLHRTFDYQLSPAPLRIIDWAPVKSIARSVLQPGRGAKAFTLVNDATSNAPSVAATYVQQENQQRVHGNCGPSATVAATADSAAPGVPLSVIGESAASEFPSLSVASPYDTPGMNSGAAAAAGGGGGSHTELYILQVEDALVQQQQRQQLDTWAATPGELAGGATIGNAAATPAVLKHTLAPSAETTGGMAVPATAVLASSCCNSAQRTGTSTPATIMDSAQRLRASPSSSVAPSLLAKGVSHYSAAGMMYGFDSVYHKDSFGVMTGLVTGAGYHQVNTCYRQEQSSPPRRTEKAKGEHGCWTGLAATTAGTSQTLATVASPTLQSGSMLNSTANRSSSEQGPSGAVDTVVGTSAVELQAAEATVPPSPPTHKSWLGPVIASQRHGHLQIYNALQLFWYWGARRWTGVLNVRVTPLPATDALLPVCEYVARTVMTECSIVIDDPIMYMHGFVVMLGRRTRTAEELGSGHSTGASASRVVVQNCNGLYQSEPSQDQVGSRHPLVAAAAASLTSGAADTATTGTRHHPAEGIGHFSTSPASEEHRDAEDRRVGMFIGGTSAESPGSAGVASSPPSPKETPSPPHMHSPSMPSARHRLSNPPTARTPTDSDHEHSAAHCNAAVPPGTATNNTGVVPMPEWLYWYQRCMLETTDEWLWNRAASEVADEASRSATPWWKLRHIKMGVGLALRYRKPRGVNVYWGWSARVGRGLHFSGHIDVLRRMSCAVSSTFGFLDVSVRLRVNLVTLHQTALDAGVCWRPMPQVPEFAVRLATSANGTTLGVEMADVAPKLYGPVIGRLSDWRSRRHHAVTTEPHAAGIEKGGEACVVVAIPDVAELPANSDQSSVCGGAPPGVADSSREDLVGLLPITWHYLKGTGSTITSAFSTVKAAVMNTLAAVPSASSSTGSNGIGGNVANTSTAQGNVPDMRRPPVPLSATPMFSTPATPSTLPVKEKLSRIALPAGQASLRYARNAWHALVDLGWLEKMLSTSHVNVSIGVTSEPSDRHREWSLFFIISEK; this comes from the coding sequence ATGTCGTACGACACAAACCTGCATCGCACCTTCGACTACCAGCTCtcccctgcgccgctgcgcatcaTCGACTGGGCCCCGGTTAAGTCGATCGCTCGGTCAGTGCTTCAGCCTGGTCGGGGTGCCAAGGCGTTCACGCTCGTCAATGACGCCACATCGAACGCGCCCTCCGTGGCGGCAACGTacgtgcagcaggagaatcagcagcgcgtgcatgGAAACTGCGGGCCCTCGGCCACAGTCGCGGCTACAGCCGATTCGGCAGCGCCTGGGGTGCCGCTCTCTGTCATAGGGGAGTCGGCTGCGTCCGAGTTCCCAAGTCTCTCCGTGGCGTCGCCGTATGACACCCCCGGAAtgaacagcggcgcagcagccgcggctggaggcggtggcggtagcCATACGGAGCTCTACATTCTCCAAGTAGAGGATGCCCTGgtacaacagcagcagcgacagcagttGGATACGTGGGCAGCCACACCCGGTGAACTGGCCGGAGGGGCGACCATTGGCAACGCCGCGGCAACACCAGCGGTACTGAAGCACACGCTAGCCCCCTCGGCTGAGACAACGGGCGGTATGGCAGTTCCTGCAACAGCCGTATTggcaagcagctgctgcaatAGCGCGCAACGTACTGGTACCTCCACGCCTGCGACCATCATGGACAGTGCACAGCGGTTACGCGCGTCGCCATCGTCTTCGGTGgcgccctcgctgctggcgaaggGTGTGTCACACTACAGCGCCGCGGGCATGATGTACGGCTTTGACTCGGTGTATCACAAGGACTCCTTTGGCGTTATGACGGGCCTTGTCACCGGTGCTGGATATCACCAGGTGAACACGTGTTATCGGCAAGAGCAGTCGTCACCACCGCGGCGTacagagaaggcaaagggCGAGCATGGGTGTTGGACTGGGCtagcagcaacaacagcgggGACTTCACAGACTTTGGCTACGGTGGCTTCTCCGACACTGCAGTCTGGATCGATGCTGAACTCTACTGCGAATCGAAGCTCCTCGGAGCAGGGGCCTAGCGGTGCCGTGGACACCGTGGTGGGGACCAGCGCAGTGGAGCTgcaggcagcagaggccactgtgccgccttcaccgccCACTCACAAGTCGTGGCTGGGGCCGGTGATAGCCTCTCAACGTCACGGCCACCTACAGATCTACAACGCGCTTCAGCTGTTCTGGTACTGGGGGGCGCGACGGTGGACCGGTGTGCTGAACGTGCGTGTAACCCCGCTACCGGCCACTGATGCACTACTGCCCGTCTGCGAGTACGTGGCACGCACAGTGATGACGGAGTGCTCAATTGTAATCGACGACCCCATCATGTACATGCACGGCTTTGTCGTGATGCTCGGGCGGCGCACACGGACTGCGGAGGAGCTGGGCAGCGGCCACAGCACcggtgcctctgcctcgAGAGTCGTGGTGCAGAACTGCAATGGGCTCTACCAGTCAGAGCCTTCTCAGGATCAGGTAGGGTCAAGGCACCCCCtcgtagcagcagcagcagcgtctctcACGAGCGGGGCCGCCGACACGGCCACCACAGGTACTCGACACCATCCAGCGGAAGGAATTGGTCACTTCTCCACGTCACCCGCGTCAGAGGAACACAGGGACGCTGAAGATCGGAGGGTCGGTATGTTCATTGGGGGCACCTCGGCCGAGTCACCAGGCAGCGCAGGCGTAGCCAGCAGTCCGCCCTCCCCTAAAGAGaccccatcgccgccgcacaTGCACTCACCTTCGATGCCTTCGGCACGGCACCGACTCAGTAATCCTCCCACTGCTCGCACGCCCACCGACTCGGATCACGAGCACAGTGCAGCGCACTGTAACGCCGCCGTACCACcaggcaccgccaccaacaACACAGGCGTGGTGCCGATGCCCGAGTGGCTCTACTGGTACCAGCGGTGCATGCTAGAGACGACAGATGAGTGGCTCTGGAACCGCGCTGCGTCTGAGGTGGCCGATGAGGCCTCGCGCTCCGCTACACCGTGGTGGAAACTGCGTCACATCAAAATGGGCGTTGGGCTTGCGCTTCGCTACCGCAAGCCTCGCGGCGTGAATGTGTATTGGGGTTGGAGTGCACGAGTGGGACGCGGCCTGCACTTCTCTGGTCACATCGATGTTCTGCGCCGCATGAGCTGTGCAGTCAGCTCCACATTCGGGTTCCTTGACGTGAGTGTGCGGCTCCGCGTGAACCTTGTCACACTTCACCAGACGGCCTTGGATGCGGGCGTGTGTTGGCGACCCATGCCGCAGGTGCCGGAGTTTGCCGTTCGGCTGGCGACATCGGCCAACGGCACGACCCTTGGGGTAGAGATGGCGGACGTGGCACCCAAGCTCTACGGCCCTGTGATAGGGCGGCTGTCAGATTGGCGCtcgcggcgccaccacgcaGTGACAACTGAGCCACATGCTGCGGGTATAGAGAAGGGCGGGGAAGCGTGCGTGGTCGTCGCAATACCCGATGTCGCTGAACTCCCTGCCAACTCTGACCAGAGCAGCGTCTGCGGAGGCGCTCCTCCTGGAGTGGCAGACAGCAGTCGGGAAGATCTAGTAGGGCTTCTGCCCATCACCTGGCACTACTTGAAGGGCACCGGATCAACCATCACTTCCGCCTTCTCAACTGTCAAGGCTGCCGTCATGAACACGCTGGCAGCCGTGCCAtccgcaagcagcagcactggtaGTAATGGCATTGGCGGTAATGTGGCGAACACCTCTACAGCACAAGGTAATGTGCCCGATATGCGGCGTCCACCTGTGCCGCTCTCCGCGACCCCTATGTTCAGCACTCCTGCAACGCCGTCAACACTACCAGTGAAAGAAAAGCTCTCCCGCATCGCGCTCCCGGCTGGACAGGCAAGTCTGCGCTATGCCCGAAACGCCTGGCACGCGCTGGTGGACCTTGGATGGCTGGAGAAGATGTTATCCACATCTCACGTGAACGTGTCGATAGGTGTGACGTCGGAACCGAGCGACCGACACCGTGAGTGGAGTCTGTTCTTCATCATCAGCGAGAAGTAA
- a CDS encoding cytochrome c, putative (TriTrypDB/GeneDB-style sysID: LpmP.16.1270), whose protein sequence is MPPKDRAPLPPGDAVRGEKLFKGRAAQCHTATKGGSNGVGPNLFGIVNRKSGTIEGFAYSKANADSGVIWTPEVLDVYLENPKKFMPGTKMSFAGIKKPQERADVIAYLETLKD, encoded by the coding sequence ATGCCGCCGAAGGATCGTGCCCCCCTTCCGCCTGGTGATGCGGTGCGTGGTGAGAAGCTGTTCAAGGGTCGCGCTGCCCAGtgccacaccgccaccaagGGAGGTTCTAACGGCGTGGGCCCGAACCTGTTTGGCATCGTTAACCGCAAATCCGGCACGATCGAGGGCTTTGCGTACAGTAAGGCGAACGCTGACTCTGGCGTGATCTGGACGCCGGAGGTGCTGGACGTGTACCTGGAGAACCCGAAGAAGTTTATGCCTGGCACGAAGATGTCGTTCGCTGGCATCAAGAAGCCGCAGGAGCGCGCTGACGTGATTGCGTACCTCGAGACTCTGAAGGATTGA
- a CDS encoding cytochrome c, putative (TriTrypDB/GeneDB-style sysID: LpmP.16.1280) has protein sequence MPPKDRAPLPPGDAVRGEKLFKGRAAQCHTATKGGSNGVGPNLFGIVNRKSGTIEGFAYSKANADSGVIWTPEVLDVYLENPKKFMPGTKMSFAGIKKPQERADVIAYLETLN, from the coding sequence ATGCCGCCGAAGGATCGTGCCCCCCTTCCGCCTGGTGATGCGGTGCGTGGTGAGAAGCTGTTCAAGGGTCGCGCTGCCCAGtgccacaccgccaccaagGGAGGTTCTAACGGCGTGGGCCCGAACCTGTTTGGCATCGTTAACCGCAAATCCGGCACGATCGAGGGCTTTGCGTACAGTAAGGCGAACGCTGACTCTGGCGTGATCTGGACGCCGGAGGTGCTGGACGTGTACCTGGAGAACCCGAAGAAGTTTATGCCTGGCACGAAGATGTCGTTCGCTGGCATCAAGAAGCCGCAGGAGCGCGCTGACGTGATTGCGTACCTCGAGACTCTGAATTAA